In Bradyrhizobium sp. 200, the sequence GATGATCTCCTGTTGCCAGAGGCCGGCCAAGCGTGCCGCGACTTTCTCGGACGCGAATTTGGTGATGGCATAGAGTGAGGCCGGATCGCAGGGTGTTTCCTCGTCGAGCAGCGCGTTCCGAAATGCGCTCGCGCCGTAGGCTGCCGCGGACGACAGATTGATGATACGTCCAACGCCGCTGCTTCGCGCCGCGGTCAGGATCGGAGTCTGAGCCAGCAGGTTTACCCGTAAGATGGTATCGGGATCGCTCGCCTCACGCCCCGGTCCGGCGGTGATCGCAGCGCCTAGAATGATGACGTCGTAACCCGCGGCGATCACCTTTGCCACGGCTTGGCTATTCGTGACGTCGCCCTGAATACCAGTCAGCCGATCGCCGTGAGACGCAAAATTGCTCTTTGCGTCAGGCGGCAAGGCGGCGCGGTCGAACAATGTCACCGCATGACCGCGCGCCAGGAGTGCCGCGGTAATATTGAGCCCGACGAAACCGGTGCCGCCGAAGACAAGGATTCTCATCGGTCAATTCGACATTGCGGCGGATGGATCACAGCAGGGCCGCGCCAAAATTCTGCTCGGGATCCATGTCCGGCATCAGGCGCCCGGTTGGTTTCGCCGCCTCGCCTCCCGTGCGCGGAAGGAAGCGGCCCGAGCCTGCCTCGACCGAACGTTTGCCGTCCGCCACGATGACGCGCCCGCGCGACAGCACGGTGACCGGCCAGCCGCGCAGCTTGCGGCCGACGAAGGGCGTGTAACCGGCCAGGTCATGCATCATCGCATCGCTCAGCGTGACCTCTCGCGCCGAATCCCAGATCGCGATATCCGCATCGGCGCCAACTGCGATCGAGCCCT encodes:
- a CDS encoding NAD(P)-dependent oxidoreductase; the encoded protein is MRILVFGGTGFVGLNITAALLARGHAVTLFDRAALPPDAKSNFASHGDRLTGIQGDVTNSQAVAKVIAAGYDVIILGAAITAGPGREASDPDTILRVNLLAQTPILTAARSSGVGRIINLSSAAAYGASAFRNALLDEETPCDPASLYAITKFASEKVAARLAGLWQQEIISVRLSAVFGPWERSNDVRDTPSPQAQILAAMQQGYEAVLSRPGVRDWIYAVDVAEAVTVLIEAARPKHQLYNISTGVEWSALQWGRELAALHPGFVCRLTDAGEVATVDLHSPADRAPLSVTRMAEEFGWRARFGCADSAADLSRWWTEHRGRNLT